One segment of Anopheles stephensi strain Indian chromosome 3, UCI_ANSTEP_V1.0, whole genome shotgun sequence DNA contains the following:
- the LOC118514653 gene encoding CD109 antigen: MKASKHPTTYGSDARTLFLWLLLVQSLLLVRGQQQSQPQSNDVNRYSPSTDPFGRQQYNPQYPNSQYDPNARTNQGQTPSPTAGTNYQRDYYGSNVNNQDSNSIDGNRFGQDGNRNVVFQATTPRDYFNRPTSPSSSRTSFNRNPFSNNDYAAGNSFSQGITYFIVASKMVRPGQVYRVAVSVLESRLPLTVRTSISRDGVELSSETKPITVGVPESMLMRVPPTSVVGEYKLRVEGSYDKNFGGYVFTNETKLIFSQRSMTIFVQTDKPVYMQGETVRFRAIPITTELKGFDQEMNVYMLDPAGHIMRRWLSRQSNQGSVSLQYQLSDQPVFGEWKIRIEAQGQIEEALFNVEEYYQTRFEVNVTMPAFFFNTDRYIHGRIMANFTNGTPVKGNLTLKATIRPIGFFNPEAINQMNRVGNLGRLTNSNQNVPYYLQKSNPDLLYNNPQNSFTSQIGRDQQGGGYDGVGQSYDGRYSSSSNNFQDSYVIERHLNFDEEWPFWIKKPVETDAQWDSWSNTYRESLPFLRFFNGTYNFRFPMSELAQLVPNLSGMEILFTARVGERYYNEIVEGYSLTRVYNSSIRIAFLGDSPQVFKPSMPFTVYLIAEYHDGSPLPLDEFNAGRMEVSGTIDSRASGGRNTLDTRVLHMSQTAGVWELKLDIRHDLNLENTKQTNEFLNEIQSMRLTANYIDPFGERASTELLLLAHFSPNNHNIKVHTSTTDAKVGEYITLHVQSNFYIKDFDYLVMSKGIILVTGHENMKGGIKTMAITLSAEMAPAATIVVWHIGRYGKLLTDSLTFPVNGISRNNFTVFINNRKARTGEKVEVAIYGEPGSYVGLSAIDNAFYTMQAGNELTYANVITKMLSFDEHTNGTFKKTWMSHDGDPDELVYYPASTFGIDANRTFDYAGLVVFTDGVIPMRPSICDQALNYSECLNGRCYRADKRCDGYMDCEDGTDEAGCSVRNETLLAEFRKFRFNRILRHYQNVWLWKDVNIGPHGRYIFNLDVPQVPALWTVSAFGISGNRGYGMLRKPIEYVGIQPFFINVEMPTACHQGEQVGIRVAVFNYQTVDIEATVVLHSSPDYQFVHVEEDGIVRSYNPRTSFGEHQFYIYLYAQDSTNVYLPIVPTRLGEIEVTIHASTLLGAHQISRKITVEADGLPQYRHQSILLDLRNRAYLVQFMHVNVTETPIIPYEIDRYYVFGSNRARISVVGDVVGAIFPTMPINTTSLLELPMDAAEQNMFSFAANFYTIKYMRASTLRNKKTEKQAFRFMNILYQRQLSYLMEDGGFSLFRADWNQSAPSVWLTAYCAQVFGEMAGLYEYENFIFIDPYMIQKNMHWLLRHQKEDGSFWEETWLPDRKANHSGYFSRNDVVREKNITLTAHVLITLTTVNLPAGRLAARVALSQQRALQYLQRNLATIKDSGSMYEVAIVAYALMLAKAPKAEAAFSMLSAKMRSIGEFNYWGNEEVPLPPTKLENQRYFSLPRLPYKYDSLNIQTTAYALLTYVSRQEIHVDPIVAWLNAQRLTDGGWASSQDTGLAMKALTEYSTRNRVSNVTQLSIKVEATSLPGETKQLYITRKSLAQQQFLDVPNAWGTVRVEATGVGYAILQMHVQYSVDTYKFQTQPPVPAFDLTTRTIFHGRNQSHISYVICQRWTYTEESIRSGMAVLDVAVPTGYMIQQQKLDSYILSQRVRNLQRARFQERKVLFYFDYLDNEYVCVNFTLERWMPVANMSRYLPIRIYDYYAPERFNETIFDSLQTYLLNICEVCGSSQCPYCSIYNLAVRFPGSIILMLLTSVLLVARHYRIVNPNGWIFLND, translated from the exons ATGAAGGCTAGCAAGCATCCGACCACCTACGGGTCGGATGCAAGGACACTCTTCCTCTGGCTATTGCTCGTCCAATCGCTGCTGCTAGTCCGGGGTCAGCAACAATCCCAGCCACAATCGAACGATGTCAACCGGTACAGCCCATCGACGGATCCTTTCGGTCGACAGCAGTACAATCCACAGTACCCGAACAGTCAGTACGATCCGAACGCCCGTACCAACCAGGGTCAAACACCGTCACCAACTGCCGGCACCAACTATCAGCGCGATTACTACGGTAGCAATGTGAACAATCAAGACTCGAACAGTATCGACGGTAATCGGTTCGGGCAGGACGGCAATCGGAACGTGGTCTTCCAGGCAACGACACCACGCGACTACTTTAACCGGCCAACGTCACCCTCGTCCTCCCGTACCAGCTTCAACCGGAACCCGTTCAGCAACAACGACTATGCAGCCGGCAACTCTTTCTCGCAAGGTATCACGTACTTCATCGTTGCGTCGAAAATGGTACGTCCGGGGCAGGTGTACCGGGTGGCAGTATCGGTGCTCGAATCACGCCTCCCGCTAACCGTGCGCACCAGTATCTCGCGTGATGGAGTTGAGCTGAGCAGCGAGACGAAACCGATCACGGTGGGCGTCCCGGAGTCGATGCTGATGCGCGTCCCACCGACGAGCGTTGTCGGCGAGTACAAGCTGCGGGTGGAAGGTTCGTACGATAAGAACTTCGGCGGGTACGTGTTTACGAACGAGACCAAGCTCATCTTCTCCCAGCGTTCGATGACGATCTTCGTGCAGACGGACAAGCCGGTGTACATGCAGGGCGAAACGGTACGCTTCCGAGCGATCCCGATCACGACCGAGCTGAAGGGATTCGATCAGGAGATGAACGTGTACATGCTGGACCCGGCGGGCCACATCATGCGCCGCTGGTTGTCGCGCCAGTCGAACCAGGGTTCGGTAAGCTTGCAGTACCAGCTTTCGGACCAGCCCGTGTTCGGCGAGTGGAAGATCCGGATCGAGGCGCAGGGCCAGATCGAGGAGGCCCTGTTCAACGTGGAGGAGTACTATCAGACACGGTTCGAGGTGAACGTTACGATGCCGGCCTTCTTCTTCAACACCGATCGCTACATTCACGGACGCATCATGGCGAACTTTACGAACGGCACGCCGGTGAAGGGCAATCTGACGCTGAAAGCGACGATCCGGCCAATCGGGTTCTTTAACCCGGAAGCGATCAATCAGATGAACCGTGTGGGAAATTTGGGCCGGCTGACGAACTCCAACCAGAACGTGCCGTACTATCTGCAGAAATCGAACCCCGACCTGCTGTACAACaacccgcagaacagcttcacCAGTCAGATTGGACGCGATCAGCAGGGTGGCGGGTACGATGGCGTGGGCCAAAGCTACGACGGACGGTACTCCTCCTCGTCCAACAACTTCCAGGATTCGTACGTAATCGAGCGGCACCTGAACTTTGACGAGGAGTGGCCCTTCTGGATCAAGAAACCGGTCGAAACCGATGCCCAGTGGGACTCGTGGTCGAACACCTACCGGGAAAGCCTGCCCTTTTTGCGGTTCTTCAACGGCACGTATAACTTCCGCTTCCCGATGAGTGAGCTGGCCCAGCTGGTGCCGAATCTGTCCGGCATGGAGATCCTGTTTACGGCACGCGTTGGCGAACGGTACTACAACGAGATCGTGGAGGGCTATTCGCTGACGCGCGTGTACAATTCCTCCATCCGTATCGCTTTTCTGGGAGATTCGCCACAG GTCTTCAAACCATCGATGCCGTTCACCGTGTATCTGATCGCTGAGTATCACGATGGATCGCCGCTCCCGCTGGACGAGTTCAACGCCGGCCGCATGGAGGTTTCCGGCACGATCGATAGCCGCGCATCCGGTGGTCGCAACACGCTCGACACACGCGTCCTCCACATGTCCCAGACGGCAGGCGTTTGGGAGCTGAAGCTAGACATCCGTCACGACTTGAACCTGGAGAACACGAAGCAGACGAACGAATTCCTGAACGAAATTCAATCCATGCGCCTCACCGCCAACTACATCGATCCGTTCGGTGAGCGAGCGTCcaccgagctgctgctgctggcgcacTTCTCACCCAACAACCACAACATCAAGGTACACACGAGCACTACCGATGCGAAGGTGGGCGAGTACATCACGCTGCACGTCCAGAGCAACTTCTACATCAAGGACTTTGACTATCTGGTCATGTCGAAGGGCATCATCCTGGTGACCGGGCACGAGAACATGAAGGGCGGCATCAAGACGATGGCGATTACGCTTAGCGCGGAGATGGCACCGGCGGCGACGATCGTGGTGTGGCACATCGGACGGTACGGGAAGCTGCTGACGGACAGTCTTACCTTCCCGGTGAACGGTATCTCGCGAAACAACTTCACCGTGTTCATTAACAACCGTAAGGCGCGCACGGGCGAGAAGGTGGAGGTGGCCATTTACGGTGAGCCCGGCTCGTACGTGGGCCTGTCCGCGATCGACAACGCGTTCTACACGATGCAGGCCGGCAACGAGCTAACGTACGCGAACGTGATCACGAAGATGCTGTCGTTCGATGAGCACACGAACGGAACGTTCAAGAAGACGTGGATGTCGCACGACGGTGATCCGGACGAGCTGGTGTACTATCCCGCCTCCACGTTCGGTATCGACGCGAACCGGACGTTCGATTATGCGGGGCTGGTCGTGTTTACGGACGGCGTCATACCGATGCGACCGTCGATCTGTGATCAGGCGCTTAACTATAGTGAGTGTTTGAATGGCCGGTGCTACCGGGCGGACAAGCGCTGCGATGGGTACATGGACTGTGAGGATGGTACGGATGAGGCGGGGTGTAGTGTGCGCAACGAAACGCTGCTAGCAGAGTTCCGCAAGTTCCGATTCAATCGCATCCTGCGCCACTATCAGAATGTGTGGCTGTGGAAGGATGTAAACATTGGACCGCATGGGCGCTACATCTTCAATCTCGATGTACCGCAGGTGCCCGCACTGTGGACCGTTTCCGCGTTCGGTATTAGTGGAAACCGTGGCTATGGAATGTTGCGCAAACCGATCGAATACGTCGGCATTCAGCCGTTCTTTATAAACGTGGAGATGCCTACGGCCTGTCATCAGGGTGAGCAGGTGGGAATTCGTGTGGCCGTTTTCAACTACCAGACGGTCGACATCGAAGCGACGGTCGTTCTTCACAGCTCACCCGACTATCAGTTCGTGCACGTCGAGGAGGACGGTATCGTCCGGTCGTACAATCCACGAACCTCGTTCGGAGAGCACCAGTTCTACATCTACCTGTACGCGCAGGACTCGACCAACGTCTACCTACCGATCGTGCCGACGCGGCTCGGCGAAATCGAAGTAACCATTCACGCCTCCACGCTGCTCGGTGCGCATCAGATCAGCCGCAAGATTACGGTCGAAGCGGACGGGTTGCCCCAGTACCGGCATCAGTCGATACTGTTGGATCTGCGCAACCGCGCCTATCTGGTGCAGTTTATGCACGTGAACGTCACCGAGACGCCCATCATCCCGTACGAGATCGATCGCTACTATGTGTTCGGCTCGAACCGGGCCCGGATCTCCGTGGTGGGCGATGTGGTCGGTGCCATCTTTCCGACGATGCCGATCAACACCACCTCCCTGCTGGAGCTGCCGATGGACGCAGCCGAGCAGAACATGTTCAGCTTCGCCGCCAACTTCTACACCATCAAGTATATGCGGGCCAGCACGCTGCGAAacaagaagaccgaaaagcaAGCGTTCCGCTTCATGAACATCCTGTACCAGCGGCAGCTGAGCTACCTGATGGAGGACGGGGGCTTTTCGTTGTTCCGTGCCGATTGGAACCAGTCCGCACCGTCCGTCTGGCTGACGGCGTACTGTGCGCAGGTGTTCGGCGAGATGGCCGGGCTGTACGAGTACGAAAACTTTATCTTCATCGATCCGTACATGATACAGAAGAATATGCACTGGCTGTTGCGCCACCAGAAGGAGGATGGTTCGTTCTGGGAGGAGACGTGGCTGCCCGATCGGAAGGCGAACCATTCGGGATACTTCTCGCGCAACGATGTCGTACGGGAGAAGAACATAACGCTCACGGCGCACGTGCTCATAACGCTGACGACGGTTAATCTTCCTGCCGGG AGACTTGCGGCACGGGTCGCATTATCACAGCAACGAGCGTTACAGTATCTTCAGCGAAATTTAGCCACTATAAAGGACTCCGGGTCGATGTATGAGGTGGCCATCGTGGCGTATGCACTCATGCTGGCGAAGGCACCGAAAGCGGAAGCAGCTTTCTCGATGCTTTCCGCCAAGATGAGATCGATTG GTGAATTTAATTACTGGGGTAACGAGGAAGTCCCGCTGCCACCGACCAAGCTGGAAAATCAACGCTACTTCTCGCTGCCCCGCCTACCGTACAAGTACGACTCGCTCAACATCCAGACGACCGCCTACGCGTTGCTGACGTACGTATCGCGTCAGGAGATTCATGTCGATCCGATCGTGGCGTGGCTAAACGCCCAACGCTTAACGGACGGTGGTTGGGCATCCAGCCAGGATACGGGCCTCGCGATGAAAGCGCTCACCGAGTACAGCACCCGCAACCGTGTGTCGAACGTAACGCAGCTTTCGATCAAGGTGGAAGCAACGTCGCTGCCTGGGGAAACGAAGCAACTCTACATCACACGCAAGAGTTTGGCTCAGCAGCAGTTTTTGGAT GTACCGAACGCATGGGGTACGGTGCGTGTGGAAGCGACCGGTGTCGGTTACGCGATCCTGCAGATGCACGTCCAGTACTCGGTGGATACGTACAAGTTCCAGACGCAACCGCCGGTGCCGGCATTCGATCTGACCACGCGTACCATCTTCCACGGCAGGAATCAGTCGCACATAAGCTACGTCATCTGTCAAAG ATGGACCTACACGGAGGAATCGATTCGGTCCGGTATGGCGGTGCTGGATGTGGCCGTCCCCACGGGCTACATGATTCAGCAGCAGAAACTGGATTCGTACATTCTCAGCCAGCGCGTCCGTAACCTACAGCGGGCTCGCTTCCAAGAGCGAAAGGTGTTGTTCTACTTCGACTAT CTGGACAACGAGTACGTTTGTGTGAACTTTACGCTGGAAAGATGGATGCCGGTGGCGAACATGTCCCGCTACTTACCGATCCGCATATACGACTACTACGCACCAG AACGGTTCAATGAGACGATCTTCGATTCGCTGCAAACCTATCTGCTTAACATCTGCGAGGTGTGCGGCAGCTCACAGTGTCCGTACTGTTCGATCTACAATCTTGCCGTCCGCTTCCCGGGCTCGATCATTCTGATGCTGCTGACCAGCGTGTTGCTGGTGGCACGCCACTACCGAATAGTTAATCCAAATGGGTGGATTTTCTTGAACGACTAA